Proteins found in one Corynebacterium sanguinis genomic segment:
- the greA gene encoding transcription elongation factor GreA, translating into MAETQKQYITPEMKAKLENELQALIDNRPVIAAEINERREEGDLKENAGYDAAREQQDQEEARIKQISEILANATTERSGVIEGVAQVGSVVHVFYNGDESDKETFLIGTRAASTGNKDLETYSENSPLGAAVVGASEGETRSYNAPNGREISVTIVSAEPYDSDKAATPRAGSQRKTS; encoded by the coding sequence ATGGCTGAGACCCAGAAGCAGTACATCACCCCGGAGATGAAGGCGAAGCTCGAGAACGAGCTGCAGGCTCTCATCGACAACCGCCCGGTCATCGCCGCCGAGATCAACGAGCGCCGCGAGGAAGGCGACCTGAAGGAAAACGCTGGCTACGACGCCGCACGCGAACAGCAGGATCAAGAAGAAGCCCGCATCAAGCAGATCTCCGAGATCCTGGCGAATGCCACCACCGAGCGCTCCGGCGTCATCGAGGGTGTCGCCCAGGTCGGCTCCGTCGTCCACGTCTTCTACAACGGCGACGAGAGCGACAAGGAAACCTTCCTCATCGGCACCCGCGCCGCCTCCACCGGCAACAAGGACCTGGAGACCTACTCCGAGAACTCCCCGCTGGGCGCCGCGGTTGTTGGTGCTTCCGAGGGTGAGACCCGCTCCTACAACGCCCCGAACGGGCGCGAGATCTCGGTAACCATCGTCTCTGCCGAGCCATACGATTCAGACAAGGCTGCGACCCCGCGCGCGGGGTCGCAGAGGAAAACTTCTTGA
- a CDS encoding GNAT family N-acetyltransferase, protein MLVTPRLVLRPWARSDTPALFTHASHPEVGPRAGWPAHTSLEESRRSISDVLSAPGTFAITLDGEPVGCVALRPGESPELGYWVAAPYWGRGIATEAASALIEHSNYPFIVASHAEGNLGSQRVLLKLGFRFTHTGEKWLAPLGVSRPSLFYALSR, encoded by the coding sequence ATGTTAGTTACTCCCCGCCTGGTGCTGCGCCCCTGGGCTCGTAGCGACACCCCGGCGCTTTTCACCCACGCCTCGCACCCCGAGGTCGGCCCGCGTGCCGGCTGGCCGGCGCACACAAGCCTCGAGGAAAGCCGGCGCTCCATCAGTGATGTCTTATCCGCGCCCGGCACCTTCGCGATCACGCTCGACGGTGAGCCGGTCGGCTGCGTTGCGCTACGCCCCGGCGAGTCCCCGGAGCTCGGCTACTGGGTGGCAGCGCCTTACTGGGGCCGCGGTATCGCCACCGAGGCGGCGTCCGCGTTGATCGAGCACTCCAACTACCCCTTTATCGTTGCCTCCCATGCAGAGGGAAACCTCGGCTCGCAGCGGGTTCTGCTCAAGCTCGGGTTCCGGTTTACTCACACGGGCGAGAAGTGGCTGGCCCCGCTGGGCGTTTCTCGTCCGTCGCTATTCTATGCCCTGTCGCGATGA
- a CDS encoding Bax inhibitor-1/YccA family protein — protein MRSNNPVLTQLPQAGSFAGYGSVQTDRPMTVDDVVTKTGITLAVIVAFAVANFGIALAGRPDISTILTFVGAIGGFITVLVHAFGKKFGSRTVTLIYAAFEGLFVGGFSLILSGWMIGGANAGAMISQAILGTVGVFLGMLFVYKTGAVRVTPRFNRILTGAIVGVAVMALGNLVLFLFTGLSPLRDGGPLAIIFGVVCIILAALSFLQDFDLADRLVRTGAPSQMAWGVALGLAVTLVWLYTEILRLLSYANRN, from the coding sequence GTGAGAAGTAACAACCCTGTCTTGACCCAACTGCCCCAGGCGGGCAGCTTCGCGGGCTACGGGTCGGTACAGACCGACCGGCCCATGACGGTCGACGACGTGGTAACCAAGACGGGCATCACTCTCGCAGTGATCGTTGCGTTCGCCGTCGCGAACTTCGGAATCGCGCTGGCGGGGCGACCCGACATCTCGACCATCTTGACGTTCGTCGGCGCAATCGGCGGTTTCATCACCGTTCTCGTCCACGCCTTTGGCAAGAAATTCGGATCCCGCACCGTGACGTTGATATACGCGGCTTTCGAGGGCCTGTTCGTCGGTGGGTTCTCGTTGATCCTGTCCGGTTGGATGATCGGCGGAGCGAACGCCGGAGCGATGATTTCCCAGGCCATTCTGGGCACGGTCGGCGTGTTCCTCGGCATGCTGTTCGTTTACAAGACCGGGGCGGTGCGCGTCACCCCGCGCTTCAACCGGATCCTCACCGGCGCCATCGTCGGTGTCGCGGTGATGGCGCTCGGCAACCTGGTGCTGTTCCTGTTCACGGGACTCAGCCCGCTCCGCGACGGCGGACCGCTGGCGATCATCTTCGGCGTGGTCTGCATCATCCTCGCCGCGCTGTCGTTCCTGCAGGATTTCGACCTCGCCGATCGCCTCGTACGCACCGGAGCGCCGTCGCAAATGGCCTGGGGCGTGGCACTGGGGCTGGCAGTGACGCTGGTCTGGCTCTACACCGAGATCCTGCGTCTTTTGTCCTACGCCAACCGCAACTAG
- a CDS encoding DUF4307 domain-containing protein, with protein MPDTDLARPTSRYGDQDSARAPRGIGGKVLAIAALLMVALVIAAAARNYLQRQAVPVTASFITQEAVDDATTRLWIDVTRRDPSIDSYCIVTAVNYDFAEVGRREVIIPAGGDELIHVGVDLPVREPAVSGRVYGCSENIPFYMDTSRTYTAAYPTPAP; from the coding sequence GTGCCCGATACCGACCTTGCCCGCCCGACAAGCCGCTACGGCGACCAGGATTCCGCGAGGGCGCCCCGCGGGATCGGCGGCAAAGTGTTGGCTATCGCGGCGTTGCTCATGGTGGCGCTCGTAATCGCGGCGGCGGCGCGTAACTACCTGCAGCGCCAAGCAGTGCCCGTCACCGCAAGCTTTATCACCCAGGAAGCTGTCGACGACGCCACCACCCGGCTGTGGATCGACGTCACCCGCCGCGACCCGTCCATCGACTCGTACTGCATCGTCACCGCGGTCAACTACGACTTCGCTGAGGTGGGGCGCAGAGAAGTCATCATCCCCGCAGGTGGCGACGAGCTCATCCACGTCGGCGTCGACCTTCCTGTGCGCGAGCCCGCCGTGTCCGGGCGTGTCTACGGCTGCTCGGAAAACATCCCCTTCTACATGGACACATCCAGGACCTACACTGCGGCTTATCCCACGCCCGCGCCGTGA